In Mercenaria mercenaria strain notata chromosome 14, MADL_Memer_1, whole genome shotgun sequence, the following are encoded in one genomic region:
- the LOC128548236 gene encoding uncharacterized protein LOC128548236, with translation MGLYGSKSETAKAGEKSKEGWESFTKLQLTQELNISENNSVKKVSVYCDLCYPQLDFVEAVRFCQTCNRYLCKICYDCHKHSSIRTDKETCLAVEIIAPECLKEIDPRGKEDEENCWISGMALLSTGDLVVVDGGNRAVKMIRVIDSEILSELKLPSEPFDSAVVTKYEIGVTLPEQQQIQYLGILNGLSKTRRMRVDGHCFGISHKNSLTVITFLCPEKVEIISNDGKILKRIETDFKGNELFSAPYYVVFCHERKHVYVSDHRKDAVIKLSIEGEIIATYRAGDLDRPEALVVREDGSVVVASRDTNCLHIISSRFNKIKILKGEESKLERPWSLCYSAENKLLYVGNNDGKSINVYA, from the coding sequence ATGGGGCTTTACGGAAGCAAATCAGAAACAGCAAAAGCAGGAGAAAAGTCCAAGGAAGGATGGGAGAGTTTTACGAAATTACAGCTAACACAAGAGTTgaatattagtgaaaataattCGGTTAAAAAAGTTTCTGTGTATTGTGATCTCTGTTACCCGCAACTTGACTTTGTTGAAGCTGTTAGATTTTGTCAAACATGCAACAGATATCTCTGTAAAATATGCTACGATTGCCATAAACATTCTTCCATTAGAACAGATAAAGAAACTTGTTTGGCAGTCGAAATCATTGCGCCTGAGTGTTTGAAAGAAATAGATCCAAGAGGAAAGGAAGATGAAGAAAATTGTTGGATTTCTGGAATGGCTCTGCTGTCAACAGGTGACCTTGTTGTTGTTGATGGCGGTAATCGTGCGGTGAAAATGATAAGGGTCATTGACTCTGAAATACTATCTGAACTTAAATTACCTTCGGAGCCTTTTGACAGCGCTGTTGTCACAAAGTATGAAATAGGTGTCACATTACCGGAACAACAGCAGATTCAGTATTTAGGAATATTAAACGGTTTATCAAAGACCCGTCGAATGAGAGTCGATGGTCATTGCTTTGGAATTTCGCACAAAAATAGCCTAACTGTGATCACATTCCTTTGTCCAGAGAAAGTAGAAATTATTTCTAACGACGGAAAAATCCTGAAGAgaattgaaacagatttcaaaGGGAATGAGCTATTTTCAGCACCATATTATGTTGTATTTTGCCATGAAAGGAAGCATGTGTATGTATCAGACCATAGGAAGGACGCCGTGATAAAACTGTCAATCGAAGGTGAGATTATTGCAACATACAGAGCAGGAGATCTGGATCGTCCAGAGGCACTTGTTGTACGAGAAGACGGAAGTGTTGTTGTTGCTAGTAGGGACACTAACTGTTTGCACATCATATCCTCGaggtttaataaaataaaaatattgaaaggagaAGAGAGTAAATTAGAGCGGCCGTGGTCACTTTGCTACTCCGCGGAGAACAAACTGCTTTATGTTGGAAATAATGATGGTAAATCTATAAATGTTTACGCTTAA